The Vicugna pacos chromosome 28, VicPac4, whole genome shotgun sequence genome includes the window gaacatgaagatcctgctgctccaactgcatatgaagagcctgccattcctgctgatctagctgctcctgaagagcccgccgttcctgctgatctagccgctcctgaagagcctgccgctcctgaagagcctgcctctcctgctgatctagccgctcctgaagagcccacggctcctgaagagcctgccattcctgaagagcccgccgctcctgaagcgcctgccgttcctgctgatctagacactcctgaagagcccgccattcctgctgatcttgccactcctgaagagcctgcagctcctgctgatctagccactcctgaagagcctgcagctcctgctgatcttgccactcctgaagagcctgcagctcctgctgatcttgctgctcctgagaagcctgcagttcctgcacctgcacctgggccgctgggcagtggagaaccattttaggcatcatcacccactagggctgtgcccctctgcaccctcctacaccttctccaaaatcccaccataaatcccctccgctacccgaagttgacttccctgcccctgaatttgcttttgttttgtttttctttagtttagtttatttgttttacatcatttatggcatcctatatttttcaattttccacctcctttaataaaatacagatttttttcccttttaaattgtgcatttcaggaacattaagtgcattcccatgctgtccgaccatcactatcatgtagttttatgctctttacgctatttatgcctgtgaaggacatcccaccacggcctcaaacccctcctctggacactcctgggcatgcacactcctgggcctgcacactcctggatctgtacactcctgggccttccctggcatgggccttctctggccctggcttgcacactactgggcctgcacactcctggattgcacactcatgggcctgcacactccaggacatgcacaatcttgagcctgaacacacctggacctgtatactcctgatgttgcacactcctgggcctgaacactactgggccttcACACTGCTCGagctgcacactcatgggtctgcacacaacaggacctgcacaatcttgggcattaacacaccttggcctgtatacacctgattctgtacactccagggcctgaaaaatgctgggcctcacagccctgggcatgcatactcctgggtctgcacactccagggtctgtaccctcctgggcctgccatggcctgggcctgcacatacctgggcctgcacactcctgggcctgcacaatgttgggcctgcacacacctgggcctgtatactcctggacctgcacactcctgtgactgatccctactgtgtcagcacactcctgggcctgtacactcctgggcctgcccccaattcggccggccctctcctggacctgcacactcctggcctgcacactccagggcctgcgctctcctaggcctgcacgcttctgggtctgcaccaacctgggcttgcacactcttctctctgcacactcctgggcctaaacaatcctgggcctgcacactcctgggcctgcacacacctgggcctgtacactcctgggcctacacacacacacacaggcctgtacactccaggccagcacaatcatgtgcctcctccctcctgtgtgtgcacactactgggcctgcacactcctggattgcacactcatgggcctgcacactccaggacttgcacaatcttgagcctgaacacacctgggcctgtatactcctgattttgcacactcctgggcctgaacactgctgggcctgcacagccctactGTACACGCCTGGGcgtgcacacttctgggcctgcactctacttggcctgcacactactgggcctgctccctcctttgcctgcacactcctgggcatgcacactcctgggcctgcacactcctgggcctgccctgtccctggcaccagcctccttcaccccaacggtgccactcacacggctgcggcgtctagccaggagcccccaaccgaaacccctcccgagggacccccttgccggcccccagggaagcagcggggctcctcttacctgcgaggcggagacgtagtccagctgcagcctgacgtccagctgccgggcgtgcagggccagcttgcatgagggcagcaggatggccgtgatcggctggaagctgcccccggagccactaccgccccttggggaagaagaggaggaaaatccacgtcagtgccaagaacacaggacccgtccacagagggcccctcaggtgtgacaaccccagaggcgcccgcagccgacctgggctgagagccacttttctcgcggaagctcaaggacctatgctgagcctccctctccctccctaaagagggaaaacccagaggttttctaactttgcactcactgtccatgtatcagccatgtctagtttacctccccagcagggcagaccccctccctgccttccccaccctctgcaggcggctctcgggggccggaggggcgcccttcctccctgaggccagccctgctggggcagcaggtgtaacagaaaagaccaaatctgactgcctattagatctgttctttttcctttaaccctctgctgttttccaggctgtcttaccagctctgccccttttgtaaaacaatgttgccttcagcctgaaattgacagcagagcctgttctcaaggctctcagccttcaggataagagctcttttcctctcctatacacacaacaagctgcagaacagaaagtaacatttgttttgttagaggttttacaggggccccatgagctgacccacaactgcaaaaacaaagaattcctgcaccaaggactttgcaccaaccacccacaacccctctcctttcgagtgtaaaaggagcctgaagtctcactcggagaaggtggctctccaggacattagcctgccatcttctcggtcagctgcctttccaaataaactcactattctttaccccgacaccgcgtctcccgatttcttggcctgtcgtgcgacttgcggaatgagtgtggacttggaaacacagggaaggaaagccaagtcaggactctcaccctctgcctctgctcagaataccaccaaggggttgctgggacagtggacggaaaactgaggctgcaacacgaccatgagcactgggcctgggtgggagagatggcgggtgctgtccgaagcgcacccggcctccttccgagtcacatcacacccacgtccccagacccagggaggcctggagccccacacagcagagcgcctccaaacctgcagatgcccagtgaccggtccactgtgcaccctctggcgccctcctccccgctcctcctccttctgccccgctggctcagccctggtcccaccacatcctcacccagggccagcactgctgcaggaacaccctcggcaggccgcccagcctcacgccctcaggtccgcacacctggttggtgcagctctgcccctttccagccctcaccaccggctctccaaccgcctgctctcccggcctccgcccccagtcctagagagcgcctcctctggtcacggcatcctgccctctagggtcgacagggtctgcacattcctgggcctgcacacaactgggcctgcacactcttggacctgcacactcctggacctacgcacaccggggcctgcaggaacctgggcctgtacactcccgggccggttccgtattgaatctgcacacttctgggcctgcacactcatgggcctgcaaactccaggacatgcacaatcttgagcctgaacacacctgggcctgtatattcctgattttgcccaatcctgggcctgaacactgctaggcctgcacagccctaacctgtacagtcctgggcctgcacacccctgtctctgcacactccggagtctgcacacgcctggggctgcacactcctgggcctgtacactcctgggcctacacactcctgggggtgctcactgcttggcctgcacactcctgggcctgcacattcgagggcctgtcctctccagggcctgcacactcctgggactgcaaaaacctgggcctgcatgctctggacctgcgcacacctgggcctgcacgaacctgggcctgaacacttctggccctgcacactgctgggcctaccttcccctgggcccgcacaatccctcgtgtgcacactacttggcctgcacactcctgggacttccctctaatgggcctgcccccaagtcgcccggccctctcctggacctgcacactcttgggcctgcacactgctggtcctgctcccacttgtgcctgcacaatcctgggcctacacactccagggcctgccctctgctgggcccgcatactcctgggacagcagacacctgggcctacacaatcctggacctacgcacacctgggactgcatgaaccttggcttgtacactcccaggccttctcccacatatgcccgtacactcctaggcttgttcccatctgtgccagcacattcctggggctgcacatggcttggcctgcacagcccttggcctgtacaatcctgggcctacacactcctgtctctgcacacgccggtgtctgcacacacctgggtctgcaactcctgggcctgcacacaccgggtcctgccctctcctgggcctgcacacacctgggactgcacaggcctgggcctgcactctacttggcctgcacactgctgggcctgctccctcctgtgactgcatattcctaggcaagcacagtcttgggcctacacacatctggccctgccctatcccaggccagcccacacctcggccgaccctctcatgaacctgcacactcctgggccttccctctcctgggccttcccccaattcggccggccctctcctggacctgtacactcctggcctgcacacttctAGGGCTTGCGCTccctttggcctgcacactcctgggtctgcacccacctgggcttgcacacccttctctctgcacactcctgggcctgcacactcctgggcctgcacactcctgggcctgcacatcccacagcctgcacacacctgggcctgtacactcctgggcctacacacacacacaggcctgtacactcctggccagcacactcgtgtgcctcctccctcctgtgtgtgcacactcctgggcctgcacactgctaaccttgaacactcctgcacctgttccaTCCTGTgattgcacactgctgtgccgacacactcccgggcctgtacagtcctgggcctaacctggcctgggcctgcaccctccttgtcctgcgcactcctatgtctgcacactcctgggcctgcacactgctgggcccgcacaatccatcgtgtgcacactccagggcctgcacactcctgggccttccctctcctgggcctgcccccaattcggccggccctctcctggacctgttcattcctgggccttcacaatactgggcctgctcacacttgtgcctgcacacacctgggactgcaccctcctcggcctgctccctcctgtgcctgcacagtcctgcgcatgcacactcctgggccagcacaatcctggatctgtacactcctgggccttccctggcatgggccttctctggcctgggcttgcacactactggacccgcacactccttgattgcacactcatgggcctgcacactccaggacaggcacaatcttgagcctgaacacacctgggcctgtatacccctgattctgcacactcctgggcctgaacactgctgggactcacagccctgggcatgcatactcctgggcctgcacactccagggtctgtaccctcttaggcctgccctggcctgggcctgcaccctccttggcctgcacactcctctgtctgcacactcctgggcctgcacaaggttgggcctgcacacacctgggcctgtatactcctggatctgcacactcctgtgactgatcccacctatgtctgcacactcctgggcctgcacactgctgggcctgccctctcctgggcccgcacaatccctcgagtgcacactcagggcctgcacactcatgggcctgcacacccctggatatgtacactcctgggccttccctggcatgggccttctctggccctggcttgcacactactgggcccgcacactcctggattgcacactcatgggcctgcacactccaggacatgcacaatcttcagcctgaacacacctgggcctgtatactcctgattttgcacactcctgggcctgaacactgctaggcctgcacagccctaacctgtacattcctgggcctgcacacccctgtctctgcacactccggagtctgcacacgcctggggctgcacactcctgggcctgtacactcctgggcctacacactcctgggggtgctcactgcttggcctgcacactcctgggcctgcacaatcgagggcctgtcctctccagggcctgcactctcctgggactgcacgcacctgggcctgcatgctcctggacctgcgcacacctgggcctgcacgaacctgggcttctacactcctgggcctgcacactcctgtacatgctcactcctgggactgtataatcctgggcaagcacagtcttgacctacacacccctggccctgccctatcccgggccagcccccacttcggccgaccctctcatggaccagcacactcctggcgctgcacactccagggcctgctcccatctgtccctacacactccttcgtctgcaaactcctgggcctgctccctcctgtacctacacactcctgggcctgcacattccagggcatgccctctcctgggcctgcacactccaaggactgcacacacctgggcctgctcactcctgtgaccgcatactcctcggcctacaaactccttgtcctgcacactccttggcctgccccatttggccctgccctctcctgtgatggccctcacctttcctgcactctccggggcctgaacactactgcccctgcacactcctgggcctgcacacttctgtccctgcacactcctaggcctgccctctcctgggcccacacaatgcctcgtctgcacagtcctgggcctgcacactccttggcctgcacaccagccctctgtggggcccttcctttgctgagtctgtgcatgagctccctgtgatgccagcccgcagaggtgacaggtgcagtaggtgtttgtggttctagagacatgatggctttcctaggaagccgggtccagaatgatccccactgcgccgatgggggattggggagaccctgagaagcaggtggcttgtccagggtgacagcactgctggcgggggagctgggtctgaagccagctgtgtcatcagagctgtgaccctggctgcatccaggcctccccagggctataggaggggccgtgttggtgtcactgggtggaca containing:
- the LOC140690075 gene encoding uncharacterized protein isoform X2 translates to MQAGPARPAAGRQAAAGLRLRLAAAQVQVQELQASQEQQDQQELQALQEWQDQQELQALQEWLDQQELQALQEWQDQQEWRALQECLDQQERQALQERRALQEWQALQEPWALQERLDQQERQALQERQALQERLDQQERRALQEQLDQQEWQALHMQLEQQDLHVQQEQLEGVRGLLLDPGGPVLVLWRLPLPLPALDL